In a genomic window of Streptomyces pristinaespiralis:
- a CDS encoding ABC transporter permease, producing MASPTAPPSDPARTAPDSPAAPTAPTDLAALAARHGLTVSGARPTLPAYVRQLWSRRHFITAFATAKLTAQYSQARLGQLWQLMTPLLNAAVYYLIFGVLLGTAHHVPDFVPFLVTGVFIWTFTANTITAGTRAISGNIGLVRALHFPRAALPVALALQQLQQLLFSLGALLVILVGFGQLPTASWLLAVPALLLQAVFSTGLSMAMARVAARTPDISQLVPFLLRTWMYASGVMWSVDKVVGDRDLPHLVALALQYNPAALYIDLVRFSFIDSFTADRLPPHVWAAALAWAVLCGAGGFLYFWKAEEHYGRG from the coding sequence ATCGCCAGCCCCACCGCGCCCCCGTCGGACCCGGCACGGACGGCCCCCGACAGCCCGGCCGCTCCCACCGCACCCACCGACCTCGCCGCGCTCGCCGCACGCCACGGGCTGACCGTCAGCGGCGCCCGGCCCACCCTCCCCGCGTACGTCCGGCAGCTCTGGTCGCGGCGTCACTTCATCACCGCGTTCGCGACCGCCAAACTCACCGCCCAGTACAGCCAGGCCCGCCTCGGGCAGCTGTGGCAGCTGATGACCCCGCTGCTCAACGCCGCCGTCTACTACCTGATCTTCGGCGTGCTGCTCGGCACCGCCCACCATGTCCCCGACTTCGTGCCGTTCCTGGTCACGGGCGTGTTCATCTGGACCTTCACCGCCAACACGATCACGGCCGGCACCCGCGCGATCTCCGGGAACATCGGCCTGGTCAGGGCCCTGCACTTCCCGCGCGCCGCGCTGCCCGTCGCGCTCGCCCTGCAACAGCTCCAGCAACTGCTGTTCTCGCTCGGCGCGCTCCTCGTGATCCTCGTCGGCTTCGGCCAGCTCCCCACGGCCTCCTGGCTGCTCGCGGTCCCCGCGCTGCTGCTCCAGGCCGTCTTCAGCACCGGCCTGTCCATGGCCATGGCCCGCGTCGCCGCCCGCACCCCCGACATCTCCCAACTGGTGCCGTTCCTGTTGCGCACCTGGATGTACGCGTCGGGCGTGATGTGGTCGGTCGACAAGGTGGTCGGCGATCGGGACCTGCCGCACCTGGTGGCTCTCGCGCTGCAGTACAACCCGGCCGCGCTCTACATCGACCTGGTGCGCTTCTCGTTCATCGACTCGTTCACCGCGGACCGGCTGCCGCCGCACGTCTGGGCCGCGGCCCTGGCGTGGGCCGTGCTCTGCGGGGCCGGCGGATTCCTGTACTTCTGGAAGGCTGAGGAGCACTACGGCCGTGGCTGA
- a CDS encoding DJ-1/PfpI family protein has translation MTTKILIVTGDAAESLEVLYPYQRLLEEGYEVHIAAPARKKLQFVVHDFEPGFDTYTEKPGYTWQADLAFSEVEPGAYAAIVIPGGRAPEYLRNDPELRKILKAFFDSDKPVAQICHGPLLTAATGGLEGRRVTSYPALELDMQAAGASFQDVAAVVDGSLVSSRAWPDHPVWMREFLKVLRATAPVT, from the coding sequence ATGACCACGAAGATCCTCATCGTCACCGGGGACGCCGCAGAGTCCCTGGAGGTCCTCTACCCGTACCAGCGGCTGCTGGAGGAGGGGTACGAGGTGCACATCGCGGCCCCCGCCCGCAAGAAGCTGCAGTTCGTCGTGCACGACTTCGAGCCGGGCTTCGACACCTACACCGAGAAGCCGGGCTACACCTGGCAGGCCGACCTGGCGTTCTCCGAGGTCGAGCCCGGGGCGTACGCCGCCATCGTGATTCCCGGCGGCCGCGCGCCCGAGTACCTGCGCAACGACCCCGAGCTCCGCAAGATCCTCAAGGCGTTCTTCGACTCCGACAAGCCGGTGGCCCAGATCTGCCACGGCCCGCTGCTGACCGCGGCGACCGGCGGCCTGGAGGGACGCCGGGTCACCTCGTACCCGGCGCTCGAACTGGACATGCAGGCGGCCGGGGCGTCGTTCCAGGACGTGGCGGCGGTCGTGGACGGGTCGCTGGTCTCCTCGCGTGCCTGGCCGGACCATCCGGTGTGGATGCGGGAGTTCCTCAAGGTGCTGCGGGCGACGGCGCCGGTGACGTAG
- a CDS encoding ABC transporter ATP-binding protein yields the protein MAENANRPTGEPTPTVVVDGVHITYRVNGPRTGRGSATSALSRIVSRGSQPGVREVHAVKGVSFAAYRGEAIGLIGSNGSGKSTLLKAVAGLLPTAKGKVYTAGQPSLLGVNAALMSDLTGERNIILGGLAMGMTRDQIRDRYDDIVDFSGINEKGDFVSLPMRTYSSGMGARLRFSIAAAKSHDVLLIDEALSTGDARFRRRSRQRIEELRQQAGTVFLVSHSNSTITESCDRALWLEAGVLRMDGPAKEVVTAYEEFTAAGNKGGAGTGPGKRPAR from the coding sequence GTGGCTGAGAACGCGAACCGTCCGACCGGGGAACCCACCCCCACCGTGGTCGTCGACGGCGTCCACATCACCTACCGCGTCAACGGCCCGCGCACCGGCCGGGGAAGCGCCACCTCCGCCCTCAGCCGGATCGTCTCCCGCGGGTCGCAGCCCGGTGTACGCGAGGTGCACGCCGTCAAGGGCGTCAGCTTCGCCGCGTACCGTGGCGAGGCGATCGGCCTGATCGGCTCCAACGGCTCGGGCAAGTCCACGCTGCTCAAGGCCGTCGCCGGCCTCCTGCCGACCGCGAAGGGCAAGGTCTACACGGCGGGGCAGCCGTCCCTCCTCGGGGTCAACGCCGCGCTGATGTCCGACCTGACCGGCGAGCGCAACATCATCCTCGGCGGCCTCGCCATGGGCATGACCCGCGACCAGATCCGCGACCGCTACGACGACATCGTCGACTTCTCCGGCATCAACGAGAAGGGCGACTTCGTCTCGCTGCCGATGCGGACGTACTCCTCCGGCATGGGCGCCAGGCTGCGCTTCTCGATCGCCGCCGCCAAGAGCCACGACGTACTGCTCATCGACGAGGCGCTGTCCACCGGCGACGCCCGCTTCCGGCGCCGCAGCCGGCAGCGCATCGAGGAGCTGCGGCAGCAGGCCGGCACGGTCTTCCTGGTCAGCCACAGCAACTCGACCATCACCGAGAGCTGCGACCGCGCGCTCTGGCTGGAAGCGGGAGTCCTGCGCATGGACGGCCCGGCGAAGGAAGTCGTCACGGCGTACGAGGAGTTCACCGCGGCCGGTAACAAGGGCGGCGCCGGGACCGGGCCCGGGAAGCGGCCCGCGCGGTAG
- a CDS encoding NAD-glutamate dehydrogenase, whose translation MQTKLDEAKAELLARAARVAENSPAGGHLPTGTEQGKRPDQDTLLTYLQRYYLHTAPEDLTGRDPVDVFGAALSHYRLAENRPQGTANVRVHTPTVEENGWTCSHSVVEVVTDDMPFLVDSVTNELSRQGRGIHVVIHPQVVARRDVTGKLIEVLPSDTHAKDLPHDALVESWIHVEIDRETDRADLKQITADLLRVLSDVREAVEDWEKMRDAALRIAEQLPDEPKADDLPEQEVEEARELLRWLASDHFTFLGYREYELTDSDALAAVPGTGLGILRSDPPHHEDEAHPVSPSFSRLPADARAKAREHKLLVLTKANSRATVHRPSYLDYVGVKKFDAEGNVVGERRFLGLFSSAAYTESVRRVPVVRRKVAEVLQGAGFSPNSHDGRDLLQILETYPRDELFQTPADQLRAIVTSVLYLQERRRLRLYLRQDEYGRYYSALVYLPRDRYTTGVRLRLIEILKEELGGTSVDFTAWNTESILSRIHFVVRVPAGTELPHLTDADTERIEARLVEAARSWADGFGEALNAEFGEERAAELLRRYAGAFQEGYKADHSPRSAVADLVRMEELAESGKDFALSLYEPVGAGPGERRFKIYRTGEQVSLSAVLPVLQRLGCEVVDERPYELRCADRTHAWIYDFGLRMPKTGANGDYLADDARERFQDAFAAVWTGEAENDGFNALVLGAGLNWREAMVLRAYAKYLRQAGSTFSQDYMEDTLRNNVHTTRLLVSLFEARMSPDRQRAGTELIDGLLEELDGALDQVASLDEDRILRAFLTVIKATLRTNFFQEAAGGAPHGYVSMKFDPQAIPDLPAPRPAFEIWVYSPRVEGVHLRFGKVARGGLRWSDRREDFRTEILGLVKAQMVKNTVIVPVGAKGGFVAKQLPDPSVNRDAWLAEGIACYRIFISALLDITDNLVAGEVVPPAQVVRHDEDDTYLVVAADKGTASFSDIANEVAVAYNFWLGDAFASGGSAGYDHKGMGITARGAWESVKRHFRELGHDTQTEDFTVVGVGDMSGDVFGNGMLLSEHIRLVAAFDHRHIFIDPNPDAALSYAERRRLFELPRSSWADYNKELLSQGGGIHPRTAKSIPVNAAMREALGIGPGIAKLTPAELMQAILKAPVDLLWNGGIGTYVKASTESNADVGDKANDAIRVNGEDLRVRVVGEGGNLGLTQLGRIEFDRNGGKINTDAIDNSAGVDTSDHEVNIKILLNGLVADGDMTVKQRNQLLAQMTDEVGALVLRNNYAQNTALANAVTQSPSLLHAHQRFMRRLGRDGRLDRALEFLPNDRQIRELLAAGKGLSQPELAVLLAYTKITVADELIGTDLPDDPYLRRLLHAYFPKPLQEQFGEAIDAHALRREIVTTVLVNDTVNTGGSTFLHRLREETGASIEEIVRAQTAAREIFGLSAVWDAVEALDNQVAADVQTRIRLHSRRLVERGTRWLLGNRPQPLELAGTIEFFAERVEQVWTELPKMLRGADLDWYQGILDELTGEGVPEFLALRVAGFSSAFPTLDIVAISDRTGQEPLAVAEVYYDLADRLAITQLMDRIIELPRADRWQSMARASIREDLYAAHAALTAVVLSVGNGTSTPEERFKAWEQKNAAILGRARTTLEEIQSSDTFDLANLSVAMRTMRQLLRTHS comes from the coding sequence ATGCAGACCAAGCTGGACGAAGCCAAGGCCGAGCTGCTCGCACGGGCCGCCCGGGTAGCTGAGAACAGCCCGGCCGGGGGGCACCTTCCGACTGGGACAGAGCAGGGGAAGCGTCCTGACCAGGACACCCTGCTCACGTACCTCCAGCGCTACTACCTGCACACAGCTCCGGAGGACCTCACCGGCCGCGACCCGGTCGACGTCTTCGGAGCGGCACTTTCCCACTACCGGCTGGCGGAAAACCGCCCGCAGGGCACCGCGAACGTCCGCGTCCACACGCCGACCGTGGAGGAGAACGGCTGGACCTGCAGCCACTCCGTCGTGGAAGTCGTCACCGACGACATGCCCTTCCTCGTCGACTCCGTCACCAACGAGCTCTCCCGCCAGGGCCGCGGCATCCATGTCGTGATCCACCCGCAGGTCGTCGCCCGCCGTGATGTGACCGGCAAGCTGATCGAGGTCCTGCCCTCGGACACGCACGCCAAGGACCTCCCGCACGACGCCCTCGTCGAGTCCTGGATCCACGTCGAGATCGACCGCGAGACCGACCGCGCCGACCTGAAGCAGATCACCGCCGATCTGCTGCGTGTCCTGTCCGACGTCCGGGAGGCCGTCGAGGACTGGGAGAAGATGCGCGACGCCGCGCTGCGGATCGCCGAGCAGCTGCCCGACGAGCCCAAGGCCGACGACCTGCCGGAGCAGGAGGTCGAGGAGGCCCGTGAGCTGCTGCGCTGGCTCGCCTCCGACCACTTCACCTTCCTCGGCTACCGGGAGTACGAGCTCACCGACTCCGACGCGCTGGCCGCCGTCCCCGGCACCGGCCTCGGCATCCTGCGCTCCGACCCGCCGCACCACGAGGACGAGGCCCACCCGGTCAGCCCGTCCTTCAGCCGGCTGCCGGCCGACGCCCGCGCCAAGGCCCGTGAGCACAAGCTGCTCGTGCTGACGAAGGCCAACAGCCGCGCCACCGTGCACCGCCCCAGCTACCTGGACTACGTCGGCGTCAAGAAGTTCGACGCCGAAGGCAACGTCGTCGGGGAGCGCCGCTTCCTCGGCCTGTTCTCCTCCGCCGCGTACACCGAGTCGGTGCGCCGCGTGCCCGTCGTGCGCCGCAAGGTCGCGGAGGTCCTCCAGGGCGCGGGCTTCTCGCCCAACAGCCACGACGGCCGCGACCTGCTGCAGATCCTCGAGACCTACCCGCGTGACGAGCTCTTCCAGACGCCCGCCGACCAGTTGCGTGCGATCGTCACCAGCGTCCTCTACCTCCAGGAGCGCCGCCGGCTGCGGCTGTACCTGCGGCAGGACGAGTACGGGCGCTACTACTCCGCGCTGGTCTACCTGCCGCGCGACCGCTACACCACCGGTGTGCGGCTGCGCCTGATCGAGATCCTCAAGGAGGAACTCGGCGGTACCAGCGTCGACTTCACCGCCTGGAACACCGAGTCGATCCTCTCCCGTATCCACTTCGTGGTGCGCGTGCCCGCCGGCACCGAGCTGCCGCACCTCACCGACGCGGACACCGAGCGCATCGAGGCGCGGCTGGTCGAGGCCGCGCGCTCCTGGGCCGACGGCTTCGGCGAGGCGCTGAACGCCGAGTTCGGCGAGGAACGCGCCGCCGAGCTGCTGCGCCGCTACGCCGGCGCCTTCCAGGAGGGCTACAAGGCCGACCACTCGCCGCGCTCCGCCGTGGCCGACCTGGTCCGCATGGAGGAGCTCGCCGAGTCCGGCAAGGACTTCGCGCTGTCCCTGTACGAGCCGGTCGGGGCGGGCCCCGGCGAGCGGCGCTTCAAGATCTACCGGACCGGCGAGCAGGTCTCCCTGTCCGCGGTGCTGCCCGTGCTGCAGCGCCTCGGCTGCGAGGTCGTCGACGAGCGCCCGTACGAGCTGCGCTGCGCCGACCGGACGCACGCCTGGATCTACGACTTCGGGCTGCGCATGCCGAAGACGGGCGCGAACGGCGACTACCTCGCCGACGACGCCCGCGAGCGCTTCCAGGACGCCTTCGCCGCCGTGTGGACGGGCGAGGCCGAGAACGACGGCTTCAACGCGCTGGTGCTCGGCGCGGGCCTCAACTGGCGCGAGGCCATGGTGCTGCGCGCGTACGCGAAGTACCTGCGCCAGGCCGGTTCGACCTTCAGCCAGGACTACATGGAGGACACCCTCCGCAACAACGTCCACACCACCCGGCTGCTGGTCTCGCTCTTCGAGGCGCGGATGTCGCCGGACCGCCAGCGGGCCGGCACCGAACTGATCGACGGGCTGCTCGAGGAGCTCGACGGCGCGCTCGACCAGGTGGCCAGCCTCGACGAGGACCGCATCCTGCGGGCCTTCCTCACCGTCATCAAGGCCACCCTGCGCACCAACTTCTTCCAGGAGGCGGCAGGCGGCGCCCCGCACGGCTATGTGTCGATGAAGTTCGACCCGCAGGCCATCCCGGACCTGCCCGCGCCGCGCCCCGCGTTCGAGATCTGGGTGTACTCGCCGCGGGTCGAGGGTGTCCACCTGCGCTTCGGCAAGGTCGCCCGGGGCGGTCTGCGCTGGTCCGACCGGCGTGAGGACTTCCGTACGGAGATCCTCGGCCTGGTCAAGGCGCAGATGGTGAAGAACACCGTGATCGTGCCGGTCGGCGCCAAGGGCGGCTTCGTCGCCAAGCAGCTGCCCGACCCGTCGGTCAACCGTGACGCCTGGCTGGCCGAGGGCATCGCCTGCTACCGGATCTTCATCTCGGCGCTGCTCGACATCACCGACAACCTGGTCGCGGGCGAGGTCGTCCCGCCGGCCCAGGTGGTCCGGCACGACGAGGACGACACGTACCTCGTCGTCGCCGCCGACAAGGGCACCGCGTCCTTCTCCGACATCGCCAACGAGGTCGCGGTCGCGTACAACTTCTGGCTCGGTGACGCCTTCGCGTCCGGCGGCTCCGCCGGATACGACCACAAGGGCATGGGCATCACCGCCCGCGGCGCCTGGGAGTCGGTCAAGCGGCACTTCCGCGAGCTCGGCCACGACACCCAGACCGAGGACTTCACGGTCGTGGGCGTCGGAGACATGTCCGGCGACGTGTTCGGCAACGGCATGCTGCTCAGCGAGCACATCCGGCTGGTCGCGGCGTTCGACCACCGCCACATCTTCATCGACCCGAACCCGGACGCGGCCCTCTCGTACGCCGAGCGCCGCCGGCTCTTCGAGCTGCCCCGTTCCTCCTGGGCCGACTACAACAAGGAACTGCTGTCCCAGGGCGGCGGCATCCACCCGCGCACGGCCAAGTCGATCCCGGTCAACGCGGCGATGCGCGAGGCCCTCGGCATCGGTCCCGGCATCGCGAAGCTGACGCCGGCGGAGCTGATGCAGGCCATCCTCAAGGCTCCGGTCGACCTGCTGTGGAACGGCGGCATCGGCACCTACGTCAAGGCCTCCACCGAGTCGAACGCCGACGTCGGCGACAAGGCCAACGACGCCATCCGCGTCAACGGCGAGGACCTGCGGGTCCGGGTCGTCGGCGAGGGCGGCAACCTGGGTCTGACCCAGCTCGGCCGGATCGAGTTCGACCGCAACGGCGGAAAGATCAACACCGACGCCATCGACAACAGCGCCGGCGTCGACACCTCCGACCACGAGGTCAACATCAAGATCCTGCTCAACGGCCTGGTCGCGGACGGCGACATGACCGTCAAGCAGCGCAACCAGCTGCTGGCGCAGATGACCGACGAGGTCGGCGCGCTGGTGCTGCGCAACAACTACGCGCAGAACACCGCGCTCGCCAACGCGGTCACCCAGTCACCGTCCCTGCTCCACGCCCACCAGCGGTTCATGCGCCGCCTCGGCCGTGACGGACGCCTGGACCGGGCGCTGGAGTTCCTGCCCAACGACCGCCAGATCCGTGAACTGCTGGCCGCGGGCAAGGGACTGAGCCAGCCCGAGCTGGCCGTCCTCCTCGCCTACACGAAGATCACGGTGGCGGACGAGCTGATCGGGACGGACCTGCCGGACGACCCGTACCTGAGGCGGCTGCTGCACGCCTACTTCCCCAAGCCGCTGCAGGAGCAGTTCGGTGAGGCGATCGACGCGCACGCGCTGCGCCGCGAGATCGTGACGACGGTGCTCGTCAACGACACGGTCAACACCGGTGGTTCGACGTTCCTGCACCGGCTGCGCGAGGAGACCGGCGCGTCGATCGAGGAGATCGTGCGGGCGCAGACCGCGGCCCGGGAGATCTTCGGGCTCAGCGCCGTGTGGGACGCGGTCGAGGCACTGGACAACCAGGTCGCGGCGGACGTCCAGACCCGGATCCGGCTGCACTCGCGCCGCCTCGTCGAGCGCGGTACGCGGTGGCTGCTGGGCAACCGGCCGCAGCCGCTGGAGCTGGCCGGGACGATCGAGTTCTTCGCCGAGCGCGTCGAACAGGTGTGGACAGAGCTGCCGAAGATGCTGCGGGGCGCGGACCTGGACTGGTACCAGGGCATCCTCGACGAGCTCACGGGGGAGGGCGTTCCCGAGTTCCTCGCGCTGCGGGTGGCCGGCTTCTCTTCCGCCTTCCCGACGCTCGACATCGTGGCGATCTCGGACCGCACCGGTCAGGAACCGCTGGCGGTCGCCGAGGTGTACTACGACCTCGCCGACCGGCTCGCCATCACCCAGCTGATGGACCGGATCATCGAACTGCCGCGGGCCGACCGCTGGCAGTCCATGGCCCGAGCCTCCATCCGTGAGGACCTGTACGCGGCACACGCCGCGCTCACCGCCGTCGTGCTGTCGGTGGGCAACGGGACCTCCACCCCGGAGGAGCGCTTCAAGGCCTGGGAGCAGAAGAACGCGGCGATCCTGGGCAGGGCGCGGACGACGCTGGAGGAGATCCAGAGCTCGGACACGTTCGACCTGGCGAACCTGTCGGTGGCGATGCGGACGATGCGGCAGCTGCTGCGTACCCACAGCTGA
- a CDS encoding TetR/AcrR family transcriptional regulator, with translation MLLGMTTDPRSPRRAPAGAAVLREDVTDAIRAAVFDELAAVGFARMSIEGIARRAGVGKTAVYRRWKSKLSLVLDLVSAFAAQGLPAPATGSLYGDVRALLEVAAHALRHPVASQVIPDLLVEAARNPEIADAIKAALLDGQRGVAALIVRDAVARGELAESADPDRALDVIVGPLYWRLVVVRGDLPDGYLDEVARGAVAALRA, from the coding sequence ATGCTCCTGGGCATGACGACCGACCCCAGAAGCCCGCGACGCGCCCCCGCAGGAGCCGCCGTGCTCCGGGAGGACGTGACCGACGCCATCCGGGCCGCCGTCTTCGACGAACTGGCAGCCGTCGGCTTCGCCCGGATGTCGATCGAGGGCATCGCCCGGCGGGCGGGCGTCGGGAAGACCGCCGTCTACCGGCGCTGGAAGTCCAAGCTGTCCCTGGTGCTGGACCTCGTCTCGGCCTTCGCCGCACAGGGCCTGCCGGCACCGGCCACGGGCTCCCTGTACGGGGACGTGCGGGCCCTGCTGGAGGTCGCCGCGCACGCGCTGCGCCACCCCGTGGCCTCGCAGGTCATCCCCGACCTGCTGGTGGAGGCCGCGCGCAACCCCGAGATCGCGGACGCGATCAAGGCGGCGCTCCTGGACGGTCAGCGGGGCGTGGCCGCGCTGATCGTCCGGGACGCGGTGGCGCGCGGCGAACTCGCGGAGTCGGCGGACCCGGACCGGGCGCTCGACGTGATCGTCGGGCCGCTGTACTGGCGGCTGGTGGTGGTGCGGGGCGACCTGCCGGACGGCTACCTCGACGAGGTGGCACGGGGAGCGGTGGCGGCGCTGCGGGCCTGA
- a CDS encoding glycosyltransferase family 39 protein translates to MDLRTRTRPTTLDVRGARFLVIGVCALALVAKMILAATKRGPADVRFFDAFATAIAQVGPVRIYEHPMPRLPVYNHPPLTSWMLAGFHELENLGIPFGSLIRAPACLADVVSALLVLEILRRRRTLGTATVCAIGCALSPVLFATSGYHGNTDSVAIMFMLLAAFLLVDRRAPLAAGVAAALAVSVKLVPVVAIPALIVAAVRAGRPAAVRFCAGLVAVMLVLWGPALAAVPVPLREKVLEYEGGRWRLWGLVRFADLAGASDSFVEALHSDFRLLFVLLCMAAGAWLAWVRPTAAAYAVALSLTLLLLLSTGSAVQYLAWPVVGLCLFGLWEGLGYGLVVGVVTVIVYSGASAVRWNDWALHLAEAGWLLLAAGIASGVRRALTEPPAPLPGEHVPLVAQRTDRPATPAPPVDRPHR, encoded by the coding sequence ATGGACCTGCGAACGCGAACGAGACCGACGACGCTCGATGTGCGAGGAGCAAGGTTCCTCGTCATCGGTGTCTGCGCGCTCGCTCTCGTCGCCAAGATGATTCTCGCGGCCACGAAGCGCGGACCGGCGGACGTCCGCTTCTTCGACGCCTTCGCCACCGCGATCGCCCAGGTCGGTCCGGTCCGCATCTACGAACACCCGATGCCGCGCCTGCCCGTCTACAACCATCCGCCGCTCACGAGCTGGATGCTCGCCGGATTCCATGAACTGGAGAATCTGGGAATTCCGTTCGGCAGTCTGATCCGCGCGCCGGCCTGCCTCGCCGACGTCGTCTCCGCCCTTCTCGTCCTCGAGATCCTGCGCCGCCGCCGCACCCTCGGAACCGCCACGGTGTGCGCGATCGGATGTGCCCTCAGCCCCGTCCTCTTCGCCACCTCCGGGTATCACGGCAACACCGACTCCGTCGCCATCATGTTCATGCTCCTGGCGGCCTTCCTGCTCGTCGACCGCCGTGCCCCGCTCGCCGCCGGCGTCGCCGCCGCGCTGGCCGTGAGCGTCAAACTCGTCCCGGTCGTCGCGATCCCCGCACTGATCGTGGCAGCGGTGCGGGCCGGCCGTCCGGCCGCCGTCCGGTTCTGCGCGGGCCTCGTGGCCGTGATGCTGGTCCTGTGGGGGCCCGCGCTGGCGGCCGTGCCCGTCCCGCTGCGCGAGAAGGTCCTCGAGTACGAGGGCGGACGGTGGAGGCTGTGGGGCCTCGTGCGCTTCGCCGATCTGGCGGGCGCGTCCGACTCGTTCGTCGAGGCGCTGCACAGCGACTTCCGCCTTCTGTTCGTGCTGCTGTGCATGGCCGCGGGAGCGTGGCTCGCCTGGGTGCGCCCCACGGCCGCCGCGTACGCCGTCGCGCTCTCCCTGACGCTGCTGCTCCTGCTCAGCACCGGCTCCGCCGTGCAGTACCTCGCCTGGCCCGTCGTGGGCCTCTGCCTCTTCGGACTGTGGGAGGGCCTCGGCTACGGGCTCGTCGTCGGCGTCGTCACCGTCATCGTCTACTCGGGCGCGAGCGCCGTCCGCTGGAACGACTGGGCGCTGCATCTGGCCGAGGCGGGATGGCTGTTGCTGGCCGCCGGGATCGCGAGCGGCGTGCGCCGGGCGCTCACCGAGCCGCCCGCACCCCTCCCGGGAGAGCACGTACCCCTCGTCGCCCAGCGCACCGACCGGCCCGCCACGCCCGCCCCACCCGTCGACCGACCGCACCGATGA
- a CDS encoding serine/threonine-protein kinase — MGGRGPQPLRDDDPREIAGYALRARIGEGGMGTVFLTRGRDGASLPVALKLIRREHARSEKFRRRFAREVEAARRVSGPHLVQVVDHDAEADLPWLATRYVPGLPLGDALAGHGPLPPECVLGLTAGAARALDAVHTAGFVHRDVKPGNLLLSAEGPWLLDFGIARAADGTSVLTTVGRMVGTPKYMSPEHALGRQVTPASDVFTLGLVAAEAATGRHPYGEGGGLVVATRIAGTDRDPPDLSAHPPALRRLLAATLTARPEDRPTAAEVAQLCGAGTDFAAAGWLPKRVASAVTAIARASAKVSPDARDPRTGWLHRLRGDA; from the coding sequence ATGGGCGGTCGAGGGCCGCAGCCGCTGCGGGACGACGACCCGCGCGAGATCGCCGGATACGCGCTCCGGGCACGGATCGGTGAGGGCGGCATGGGAACCGTCTTCCTCACCCGCGGCCGCGACGGCGCGTCACTTCCCGTCGCCCTCAAGCTCATCCGCCGCGAGCACGCCCGGAGCGAGAAGTTCCGCAGACGCTTCGCCCGCGAGGTCGAGGCCGCACGCCGGGTGAGCGGCCCGCATCTGGTCCAGGTCGTCGACCACGACGCGGAGGCGGACCTGCCGTGGCTCGCCACCCGTTACGTCCCCGGCCTGCCGCTCGGCGACGCCCTCGCCGGCCACGGGCCACTGCCGCCGGAGTGCGTCCTCGGGCTGACGGCCGGCGCGGCACGCGCGCTGGACGCCGTGCACACCGCGGGCTTCGTCCACCGCGACGTGAAGCCGGGGAACCTGCTGCTGTCCGCGGAAGGGCCGTGGCTCCTCGACTTCGGCATCGCACGCGCCGCGGACGGCACCTCCGTCCTCACCACCGTCGGGCGGATGGTCGGCACGCCGAAGTACATGTCCCCCGAACACGCGCTGGGCCGGCAGGTCACACCCGCCTCCGACGTGTTCACGCTGGGCCTCGTCGCCGCGGAGGCGGCCACCGGGCGCCACCCTTACGGCGAGGGCGGCGGCCTGGTCGTCGCCACCCGCATCGCCGGCACCGACCGCGACCCTCCCGACCTCTCCGCCCATCCGCCCGCGCTCCGCCGGCTCCTGGCCGCGACGCTGACGGCGCGCCCGGAGGACCGTCCGACGGCTGCGGAGGTGGCACAACTGTGCGGCGCAGGTACCGACTTCGCCGCGGCCGGCTGGCTCCCGAAGCGCGTCGCCTCGGCGGTGACGGCCATCGCCCGCGCGTCGGCCAAGGTGTCCCCCGACGCCCGCGACCCGCGGACCGGCTGGCTGCACCGCCTGCGCGGCGACGCCTGA